In the Treponema sp. J25 genome, CGAAAACCTCAGGACTATCATCCCCGTAATGGAGAGCCAGATGGCCTATGAATGGGCCCACCTTCTTAAAAAATTGTATCAGCGGGATATAGAACGCTGGAACCAGCTTCAATTGATACCATTGCAAGAGGTACAGGTTTATCCTCTTTTTTATGTGGTGCCGGGCCCCGTGGAAAGGAGGGAGAAGGTAATGTAATTATTGGAGGAATGCTATTCCTTTCTATGCTTTGCACCAGCAGTGTAATGATAAAGTCTCCACGTAAAAGGTATCCCTTGATTTTTCCGGGCATATAAACTATTATAGTGCCCGATGGGGAATTAGCTCAGTTGGTAGAGCGATTGGTTCGCAATCAATAGGTCAGGGGTTCGAATCCCCTATTCTCCACAGGCAAGAGGCCGCCAGAGGGCGGCCTTTTTTTATAGCCATAAGGATTCAAATCTGAGCCTGGACAGAGGAAAGCCCTTCCGAGAAAAACTCTAGGACTTTGCTCCCTTTCTTTCTCAATAAGGCCTCTAAGGAGAGCCAGAAATTTTGTTTTCGTATTTCCTTGCATTCTGTACATCGGGAACCTAGAATTCGTATTTGAGGAAGTCTGAGAAGTAAAGGGGGCGGTTATGAAGATAGGGTATAAGTTGAGTATCAGTTATGGTCTTATAGCGCTAACCTTAGTAGTGGTTTCCCTTTTGAGCTATAGTACGATGGTTGTCTTGCTTGGGGATTTTGATGACTATGCAAAAAACATAACCGTTTCTATCGATAATCTTGATCAGGCCGATCGGGACCTGTACCAACTAATAGAAACAGAACGGAATCTCCTCTTAAATATCTCCTCAAGAAGAATCCTTTAAAAAAAATATTGCCAGCTGGGAAGAAAATTTTAAGCAATCCCTAGATCGATCGGAAGTATACCATCGTCTTGCCAAGACTGAAGCAGAAAAAGAGGGGTTTCAGGCCTACCTTCAAGCCCGTAGCCAGTGGGAAAAAGAAGCCCGACGGGTGGTTGAATTAGCTTCTTCCACTAACCCCGAGTCACGGGCTAAAGCGAAAGAACTTGCCTTTGGTCGGGCAAAGGAATTGTTTAATGCCATGCGGGGGGAAATAGATAAACTCGAGGATATGGTCAATGAAAATGCCCAGAGCATAGCAGACCATGCGGTAAGCACCTTTAAGGCCACTATTGGATTACTGGTGGGGATCTTTATTGTTACGCTCCTTTTTATCGTGTTTATAACCCTCTTTATGAGTTTCCATATCGCACGGCCTATTCGATTGAATACCGCAGTGGCTTCCCGGATTGCCTTTGGGGATATAGCTCTGGAAAACATAGATCAACAGGCGTTTCGCGCTCTGGCCCGACGTCGGGATGAACTGGGAGAAACAGGCAGAGCCATGTCTGATATGATTCAATATATTCAAGAAAAAGAGCGGGTTATCCTGGGAATCGCCGAGGGAATTGTAGAACATGAAGTCCGTATCGCCAGTGAGAAGGATCGTCTTTCTCGAGCCCTGGTGACTATGATTGACTCTCTTAAGAATAAAGCTGCGGCTTTAGAACAATTAGGCAAGGGAAACCTATATCAGGAGATACCTCTGGCATCGTCCCAGGATGTACTGGGTTTGGCCATGAAAGAAATGGCGGAGAATCTTCGTTCGATTATTGTGGGAATTCAAACTGCTTCTTTGCAAGTGGCGCAAGGAAGCCAGCAGATCAGTCAGAGTTCTCAAAGCCTTTCTCAAGGTTCTACTGAACAGGCAGCGAATGCGGAAGAAATCTCCTCCGCCATAGAGGAAATCGCGGCTAACATTAAACAAAATGCAGAAAATGCCCTGGTGGCTGAAAAGATAGCAACCCAGGCGAGCCAGGATGTCCAGAATGGGGCAAGTGCCGTAAAAGAGACGGTTCAAGCCATGAAAGAAATAGTGCAGAAGATGGGAATTATTGAAGAAATTGCCCGGCAGACAAACATGCTTTCCCTGAACGCCAGTATCGAGGCCGCTCGGGCGGGGGAGCAAGGCAAGGGTTTTGCGGTGGTGGCAAAGGAGGTCGGAAAACTGGCGGACCGTTCAAAGGAAGCCACTAAAGAAATAGGTCTTCTTACTTCTCGGAGTGTCAGTATCGCCGAAAATGCGGGTACTTTGTTTGAAAAAATAGTCCCCGGTATTCAGAAGACCAGTGAACTGGTTCAGGAAATCGCCATAGCAAGCCGTGAGCAAAGTGCTGGTATTGAGCAAATTAATCAGGCCATTACCCAGTTTGATATGGTAATTCAGGAAAATGCGGCCTCCAGCGAAGAGCTCGCGAGTACCGCCGAGGAACTTATGGCCCAGTCGGAACAACTCCACGAAGCGGTAAGTTACTTCAAGCTTGAGAAAGACGATGAATCCAGGTTAGAGGGATTCCGGGGATCTGGTGGAAGAACTAAACAGGAAGAAAGCCCATTGCTATTTGGAAAAAGAAAAGAAGTCTCTTCGCTTGATGGTGGTTCGTTAAACACAACTCTTAAACATAAAGAAGGGCAAAAAAGCTCGGTGGGGGACCCAAAGGTTGGGCCAGCTAAAGGGAGCGAAGAACCGAGAAAAAAGAAGGATTCCGTCTCTGATCAGGATTTTGAGGAATTCTGACACCCTGGGGTGTTATTAAGAAATAGGAATTCGCCTTTGAAGAAACTAACCCTTGACAGAAGGCTTATTTTGGGCCCATAAAACGGGTTTGGGAACCATGGTGGAAATACTATTTTTTAGTGTTTTTGTAGGATTACATGCTGTTCTGTTGGGTGGATTTTTTATACAACATCGACGGGACAAGAGGCTTGTTGAAGAGAGGTCGGACCGTCCCCAGGGAGTCTCAAGGGGGGAGGGAGAAGCCGCGGAACCAGAAGAAATCCCCTCTGTATCGGTGCTGGTGGCGGTCCATAACGAAGCCCACAGGATAGGCCTGCTCTTAGAAAGTCTTCTGGAACAGAGAACAAACAAGTTTGAATGCGTGTTTGTAGATGATCGATCCACCGACGAAACTCCCCGCTTACTTGAGACCTTTCG is a window encoding:
- a CDS encoding methyl-accepting chemotaxis protein — its product is MVELASSTNPESRAKAKELAFGRAKELFNAMRGEIDKLEDMVNENAQSIADHAVSTFKATIGLLVGIFIVTLLFIVFITLFMSFHIARPIRLNTAVASRIAFGDIALENIDQQAFRALARRRDELGETGRAMSDMIQYIQEKERVILGIAEGIVEHEVRIASEKDRLSRALVTMIDSLKNKAAALEQLGKGNLYQEIPLASSQDVLGLAMKEMAENLRSIIVGIQTASLQVAQGSQQISQSSQSLSQGSTEQAANAEEISSAIEEIAANIKQNAENALVAEKIATQASQDVQNGASAVKETVQAMKEIVQKMGIIEEIARQTNMLSLNASIEAARAGEQGKGFAVVAKEVGKLADRSKEATKEIGLLTSRSVSIAENAGTLFEKIVPGIQKTSELVQEIAIASREQSAGIEQINQAITQFDMVIQENAASSEELASTAEELMAQSEQLHEAVSYFKLEKDDESRLEGFRGSGGRTKQEESPLLFGKRKEVSSLDGGSLNTTLKHKEGQKSSVGDPKVGPAKGSEEPRKKKDSVSDQDFEEF